The genomic region CGTTCATGAGAGGCTTTAATAATAAACCGCATCCTTTTCACCTGCCAGGTGGGAGAGTCTGATTATACTTATTCCCATTGTACCAAAGCAGGTGAGGGATTAATAGATGAATCCTCACGGATTCAGGGTCTTGTTTTAGTCATTCATTTTTTTCCAAGTGTCGATGACGATGGGGTGAGCGAATGATCGACCTGCACAGTCATATCTTACCCGGTGTTGATGACGGGGCCCAAAGCTTAACGGACAGCTTCGCCCTGGCCAAAGAAGCGGTCAATAACGGCATCACCACCCTGTTTGCCACCCCCCATCACTTAAATGGTGTGTATACCAATCATAAGCAAGATGTGTTGGATCTTGTCGATTATTTGCAAGCCGAGATTGACAAACAGGGCATTCCCTTAACGATTCTTCCTGGACAGGAAGTCCATATCTACGGGGAGATCGTCAAAGACTTGCAGTTGAACACCTTGCTAACTTACAATGATCAGCAAAAATATCTGCTGCTGGAATTGCCTTATGACCATGTTCCTGCCTTTGTTGACAGAGTGATTTACGAGATTCTCTTGCAGGGCATTATTCCGATTATTCCCCATCCTGAACGTAATCGGAAGATTCGGGAACATCCGGATCTTTTGTACAAGATGGTCAAGCAAGGAGCCATGTCCCAGATCACGGCAGCTAGCCTGGTCGGGAAGTTTGGCTTTGAGGTACAGAAGTTTTCTTTGCAATGCGTTGAGCATGGCTTGGCC from Caldalkalibacillus thermarum harbors:
- a CDS encoding tyrosine-protein phosphatase, coding for MIDLHSHILPGVDDGAQSLTDSFALAKEAVNNGITTLFATPHHLNGVYTNHKQDVLDLVDYLQAEIDKQGIPLTILPGQEVHIYGEIVKDLQLNTLLTYNDQQKYLLLELPYDHVPAFVDRVIYEILLQGIIPIIPHPERNRKIREHPDLLYKMVKQGAMSQITAASLVGKFGFEVQKFSLQCVEHGLAHVIASDAHRAGKRGFYMQEAYQELDRQFGSQVVYEFKQTAERIAKGQEVYVEPPQRIQKKRSWFSFLKRR